The DNA window TAGACAAAGGAATTGTTGCCAGAAATGAGTGTTTCTGTAGCTGCAAGATACATTTCTgtgcacagaaagcagcagccttgaaaggttgaaaaacaaaacaaaaaaccagcaaaagtCCCCaaagaaacaagcagaaaaccCCAAGAGTAGTACACcaagagctttttctttcataagcaagagaaaagcatattaaatttcatattttgtcATTGTAGGCCTTGTCTATGATAGatcatattcttttaaaattgcaaatCTGGTATTTACCATTTCTGAATTAGAACCATTGTGCAACTTCATAGCTTTTTCCTGTACATTTCCTATAACTGCATCTGCGCAGAGGGCAAGGGATATTAGGACCACACCTaatataagaaaacaaacaaacaaacaaaaacctgttCAGAATATTTATCAGCAGAGTAGCAGCAAAAACCACTCTGTActtatcctgaaaaaaaatatctcaggaATCGAAAAATAATAACTCCCTTCTATAACATATTCTAAATgccagcaaaaatatttcattacacCAGAACAAAGCAGTGCCCACCTCCACTCCCTCCACTAGTTAACTCCTGAGCAGTGTGTGTCTCTAAGCTTCATGGGAACATCTGGCCACTGCTATAAAGAAGCCAGCTGTAGTTTTTGTAGTAACAATAGTGAAAGAGTGTCAATTGCATTTAGTTAGGTATCTTTAATGAAGATAAATAACCAGGAAACATACTCTTTTTCGGTAGTTAATCccatactattttttttcctgacaaaggCAAATAGAAACATTATATGTAATGGTAAAACAAATACAAGGGGATTCATAGCGGAAATCTCTAATTActgaaacattaatttaaaaaaaacactctTCGGCTACAAACCCCATGGTTTTAGGTTACCATATATGCTCACAACAAAGTCAATAATGTAATCAGCTTTccaataacaaaaataactcTTTATCCATGTCAGTCACAATTCATTTCCTAACCTCCAAACTCTGATTCTTTCATGACTGTTGTATTTAACGATCCACACATGTTGAAATATCACTTTTTCTAAGTATACATTACAGAAGATATTAATCATCAAAATCATATTTACTGTCTGCTCTAGTCTTGGTTCCTTAAAAGATCATGTCAGGCAAGAATCAGGAGTGGAAGACTAGAAACAAGCAGtgttatattttcttaatatgATGTTCTTACAATCAGAGGTCTCAAAATAGGCATTCAGATGAAGTATAAGCTCccaatagagaaaaaaaaaaaatcctagttcTTAGGATTTTCAGAATTGTaagatttaacatttttaagacACATGAAGTTTAAGGTGGCATTTCCTTGGCAAACATCTGAATATATGAGAACTTctaaaaccagcatttttgttttgggaACCATTTCCTTTCCATGCTACACTCTCTATGTCTCCTCATCATTGAAAGTTATCAGACCTTGGAAAAGGTGGGACTCAACGGAAAACCCATGATAACACAAATAACATTGTTTATGCTAAAGACATAGATATCTCATCTGCATGGATTCAGCTCTGGTCCAAAGATACAGTAAGACTCCAGCTCAGCAACAGCCTTGCTGCAGGTCACTTCTGTAAAGTGACAGAGCATGTCTCATCTCTGTTCTCCATCATGCTTGTTCCAGCAGTGCTTAAGGGCCCAGGCACACCACTGGACAAATGCATGGGTTCAGGACTGGACTGAGACGAAAAGGTTACCTGGAATCTGAAGTGCAAGTGTGCACAGGGAGGAGAAATGTGGGGACAAGACAAATGTTAATCTTATGTCCTTACACAGTCTGGAGTGTAAGGAGAACTGTTCTATTCATTGTGGTAGCGCTGCacctgctgagcagcagcagcagcaaaaccacaaaCGAGACCAGCAATGTTATACTGTATGTAAAGCTTGAGTAAAAATAATTCGAAAACCTGGTCCTAAACCAGTTCTGAAAGAAACCCACATGGAAACAGTTCTAAATAAATCACAAGAATGAACTCAGGAATTGCcatttgagaaagaaattcaACTAAGCTTTTAAATCCAAGCAGGTTAAAAATCTTCCCTGTGCTTCTTTTAGACAGTACAAAAACCTCGGAATGTGGGCGCTCCATCTAAAAACTACAGCAAAATTGAGTGAGATTGTCAATTAATATAAAGTAAATGGttctgaaatgggaaaagaCTTAAAAGCTTAACTAGAAAAGACAACTAATcatttgaagttttaaaatagtCCAACTGAATTTTATCATACTCATTTTAACATATTTACTGGGGTAATTATTTCTTGAGAACATGCATGAGACATTTCAAACAAAAGGGTGGGATTTCCAGAAATTTCAGAAACCTAAAAACTTAACGCTTGGAATAAAGGTCTCTTCTGTTACAGACAGGAGTTCTGCTAGTGCAAAGTTACAACGAAACTAGCAATTTCTGCACAATACCCAAAGGCACTCCACCAAGAACTCAAACTTCCATGGAATGCTTattgtaggaaaaaaacaagcacttTCCTAAACTCTAAAATATAATATATCTTTACCTGTCAAGTTGAAGTTTGGTGCAACTGTGCTGTCAGCTAAAGTAAACCATATTAATCCAAGACTCATACATAGGGCAGCAGACACATCTACAATGTTATAACGTTTTCCTACAAAAGCAATACAAACAGCATGAATGGACTGTTAGCACTCCCAGAATTTCAGGTTTATCCTGTTTAACAGACTAGAAGGCAAAGGAAACACTGTTTCAACTCTTTTACTTAAACACAGGACTTAATGCTCTGGTCTTGAATGGAATTAGTTTCTTCTACAACAGCAGTTCCTAACATGGAGGAGGATCCCAACAGGTAGTATCCGATGCTTTTGGTCAGTTTTGGTTTGACTCCTAGAGCATGTCCTCCCTAACAAAGCATTCTCTTAGCAACTTCAGGACAGCTTAGATGTTTTCTTCATACTTTCCCCTCATGTAAGACATTTCAGCTGTCTTTTCTGGTACTTCTAGAACCCTACACTGTCTTTTAGTTTGGGAAAGACAAGATCTGGAGGGAGATGGCAAAAGAGCgtaaggaaataaaaggcagGAGTTAGTATATCTTGTTTGAAATATTATATTCTTTTCCCAGAAGCTGTAGTTTCAGTATGAGCTTCCAAGTGAACTTTTTtgaactgatttcttttttcacaataaaattaaaaaaataaaatcaaagcttCTGAGAATACAATACTACTACAACACAATATAAAGTTTCAAAAAGCTTTAAGGGAATACCAGtcattttgcattaaaatgatACAAAGTTCTTcctaataaaatgtaaatactgtgtgtgcatgtgcaaaTGTAAAGTTGCAACCTTCtctgaaaattcagctttgcAACCAGAAGGCCAAAATTAactacagaaacagaaatacagcattCTAGATATTGTTCCACAATACTTGCCCATGTGGAGCTTTACTCACTGAATCTTTGTGCACTGAACAAACAaacttttataatttatttgtcTTCTAAATCCAGAAATACTGAAGTATATTTATTCACATAACTATAACCtttatctgtttttctccagatctctttttctcttcttggaATATGAACTATGACTTTAGGACTAGTCAAAGACATACAAAACCAGGTGTATTTCTGATAAACATTCAATCAAAATTTAGGAATTTTTATTAGGAATTTAGGGATTAAGATTTACAAATAAGAAGAGTAAGGGATTTCTTCACAAATTATGgttggatttcttttccatttcaggtTCTCCATTTCAGTATTGAAGCTATTTCATATTGGTTTATAAAACAAActtaaatttcttaaaaattaagaaagcttgtgtaaaaatgaagttttgtgAGTGAGCTGTAGAACGGTTTCCCCCCACATTTTCTGTTCACCCAATTATATTTTCTGAGAAGATGCTTcagaaattctcatttttccccCACAGAAAAAATAGTACCAGTGGAATTTAACAAAGTACAGGTTTCCATATATAATCGCCTCccaaagaaacaataaaaatttcaCCTAAAAGCAAGACTAACACTTACCTTGTATAAAAACCCCGCCTATCATAACTGGAATGAGCTTACAGCACTTGAAGATGACTTGAGTAGGGTAATTCAGATATCCTAAAGAGGTATTTGACAAACCCATAGTTCCCACTGTCAAAAACGCTATTATCATGTAGGTTTTGCCAGGAATTctacaaaatataaacatacgAATCTTGGTATTGCAGACTCATCTGGAGATTTAGCTTGGAAAATTTAGataaagaaatatgtttgtAATACAGCTTCAACATCTTTCTCACTGAATTTCAATCCataacagaaattttaaaatgtacataaatgtctgatttcatatttcatttcttaCGGTTACTGTGAATAAACAGCaatcaaatacaaaacaataaaaacttcATGGTTCATGAAGTATTCAAGCAGTAATTCTTTACCCTCCTTTGGAGAAGGTATATTGTTTACACACAAATCAAGACAAAGGCTTCAGGTTATTTGTCAAGGGAAACACAGAAGATTGGTAAACCAAGATATCCTGTTCTTTCAGGTCACTGTGCCAGTTTCTTTGGTGACGTTTTCACATGAACCTTCAcacttttaaaatgacaaaagtTGAAAAAAGTACCATTGTTTTACGAAACTCAGCAAAACTAAGAGAGCAGTGATTCAGCTACCGTGAACAGAGGGGCTCGCTGaacattttcagatattttgttCACAATTTTATGAAATTATCACCTGACAACAGATGATCCAACAGTAATTTTTAGCAATCGCTGTGCTCACTTCGTGATATTTTACAGTTATCGATGTACGTATGTTCAGCTTTTTCTTATGCATACTCAGAGCCACATTAAGCAACATAAGGAGCTGTATTGCTGTAATCCTGTCTTATCCATAACTCATTATGTGATGCAGACATACTCTGAGGCACgcaagaaaaatttaaaatgtaacagATTTCTGCATGTCTACAAGAAGATGGCTAGGtgctagaaaataaaatgtacaatATATTTAAGATCTATATTTCCAACACAACTTACTTAAAGGGTCACGTTCTGAAGCATTATCAGTTATTTGATGATAAAAACCTTAAATACTAGTAACAGAACACCCAAAAGGGAACTGTGCAATATTATCTGATGTATCTCAAGAAGTCAGATAACCTGAAATATAAGctgtcagtgtttaaaataaaagggacAGTTTTTCGAAGTTATGTTGTTTGGATACAATGGAATTCTATAACCTAAAATCAGTTTTTGCAAAATAATCCAAGGTTGACTATGGGTAAGGAAAACTAGGTATGGTCAACTAGGATACaaggtaattttaaaattcatgtaCACCATGACAGCCTCTGTTCAGCTCTCCAGAGGGCCTCAATATACAGTTTGCACAGGCTGTAGCTGGATAGGGAGCCACACTGAGGCAGAAAAAATTATCCCATTTCCATAGGATTCAAATCAACAGAAACTTTCTTGGACAActgcagtgaaaacagaagaggtTTGTGGCAGGGTGTTGTGAGTGCTATCTTaaatgaaaaccacaaaacctCAGCATACCCTTTGAAGCAAACCTACCCAAATGACAGTAGAGTGAACAAAACTACTTTCAGGTCTGAAATCTAAGTGGGTgcttataaaacattttctaacaTTATCCAGCAAATTCACTTTTATGGAACTGCTAACCAATGCCTCACACTACTCACATTCAAACAACAGAAGTTAAATTTAGTATAAATGCAAAATGATTCTAACTTGATGGACAATGGGTAAAATGCTTGGAAAAACACATACCTTCTCCTTTTGTCCTGAATCAACTGCAATTCTATTAGTccaaaaatggaataaaatccAAATTGCACTAAAGTGAGGTACCAACCAAAAGGTTTAAAACCTTCCACTGAAAATATCAATtcctataaaaacaaaaacccaccaaggTCATGTACACACACCAAAATATTGACTTGACAAATAATCAACAGATCTTTTTCCTTCACATACATGCAAATCTAGCCTTTGCAGCTGCTCAAATTCACCTGCCACATGTAACTTGCAAGTAGTGGAAAAGACAATTTAAGTTTCCAAAATTCATGAAGATAATTTACTGCTGgtgtaaataaaatgaaattaatggaTCAATTCATCAGGGGATTACATCTGATccattaatatttatataaaattatagaTAGCTTCCtgtctgcttttctcttgtttgtttttttttccagttcagtaGAAGACtttgtttttatctgtttttattcagaatttATAAATATCTTGTGATAAGTTAAACATAAACTTTCTCTAACAAACATACTTACTGATTTTCAGCTCCTAGGAACGCACACCCAATATTTTGAGTGCCTATATCAAATAGCACTTGTGAGTTTATAAATTTGCAGGCTGTAGGAACATTTTAAACCAGAGCAATCTGTTATGGAAAAATACACTCACTGCATAAAGATTTTTGTAGATGTGTCAGCTATAGAAACAAAAGGCTAcctaatattttcctttttgagatTCTGCTTTGAATTACTGATAACATTGTCTAACTCTcttaaagaaacattaaaaatataaactttgtatatatttatatatattatatatatattatatttttatatattatatatttaaatatttatatttagctgcttttgaaaactgCATTGGAAAGAGGGTGATTTTTAATTATCAACTTCTAAAATCACTGCTTTATGGAGAATGCTCGATGAACtcaataataattaaaaaaaaggaacagaaatgtaGCTGTTCAAGATAAAGGAGAAAAGGTTAACAGAAAGATAAATGTTTAACTAAAATTGCATAAACATTATGCTTCTGCTAAAGAAACTACCACAGTACATTTCAGCTCTGTCctgagagcagagagaaaaataagagaactATAACTCCACAGCACTCATGGAACTTTGAGAGCTCTAAAGGTTTCAACACCAATGAAGACTTAGGTCTATCTTGCACATGGGAGTAAAAGACCAAGTTAAGAAAGTCCAAGTGGTCTAAACCTTTTAGGTACATGAACTATAATGGAAACTCACATTATATAGTTACTTGATGCTCTTGAATACTGAAAGTTTGACTTTGCAATAATATCTAGGTTAAACACCTATACATactaaaataaatactatatTATTAtggtattgaaaaaaaatagatgtagGAGGAATTGGCCTAAGACATGAGTACATAGCATTTACCTGTAAATATCCATAGATTagataaaacataaaaactccagaaacacagatgaaaaattGAGTAGGTTTGCTAAATTTGCTGAGATTCATGCCAAGAACGACAACATCATCTACTGATTTGATATGAGGAGACATAGTTTGAGATTTGGAAGGTACACTGatggaaatgtattttcttgatGAAGTGAATTTCAGATCCATGGTTCCTGGCTCTCTGCATTCGGTGCTATTGTTatcctctttctgcttttctctttctgtgtgtCTTCTGCCTGAAAGCTGAAAGAAACGCTAAAGTCAGATAAGACATAACATACAGTCCTTCGACAACAGTAAATGAATGTGACATTTATAGAGTAAATATAAAGGTTTCAGAGTTTGCTGAATTGTTTCTAttcataaattttatttatcttttctgaTGTCTGAAGTTAACATCAGTTACTTTGTTATCACCAAAGTTAACACCAGAGGCCAACAACACTTTACAGGTAAGTAGTATTCCTGCACTctacaaagcaaacaaaccagtGACTCAACCCCAAAACATCAGCAACAGAAAACCAACTTCAGTTTCACAGTAGCTTTAAGTAGTCCTTTTATGCCAGTACTCACAGGAGTGACTGCTTGGCAGAGAAGTGATCCCCGTGATGAACTCACAATGAAAGAACTGGTTTGAAGCACTGTGGTTCTGTCTACTATGCttcattttcacagcaaaacaTACCAGACTACACCATTACATGGCAAGCCTTGCTAAAAATGACAGATTTGAGCCTATGACTAATTAAAAGTGTTGAAGTGGAAGAAgttaccccccccccccattctcACATTTATTCACTGTTTCTTGcaacttctgcagaaaagaacGTGGAGATGAAAACAAGCAGACTGAAAAGCCAGTctcagaaatgcagctttttattTGATGAGGTCTATGGTATGGCAATCCCTTTAATATTTATCACATACAGCTCTTGCCATAtctaacagaaaacaaaactggatGACTGAATCCCATACGAGGAATTTCGACTGAGatgcaaataattctgttctCCAGATCAGCAGACAGTATGATgtttgaggctttttttccttttgccccTCAAGATAAACACAGAGATCAGCCAATTGTCCCAAGACTTTGAAGTGTTGGTCAGCATCTAGCTCAGTGAGGAGTCAGTAATTAAACTCTGTCTTAACTATTAAgtggtttgttttccccagcTCAAGAATAATTCTCATCACACACGTATAAACAATGCTTTTcccattgttttaaaatatgtgctAGCATATTATCACAAGATCATGCAATAAATGTAGTCTGAAGGAATGTTGGCAATTTATTATACAATATATTATACAAGAAATTACAATCTTAGATGAAAAATTAAGGATTAGTATAAAACTTGCAATGTgcttatgtttcctttttttcatacaaCCTACTATCAGGCTGGAACAAGACTCCTACTAGAGTTCTGAAAGAATAGCTTGGGGAGTATAACAGGGGTTTAGGAACCACAATAATTATTCGTGCTTAAATTCATAGCTCTTCAGTCAAAGACCAGAAGTGAGAGGTAGAAAGTTTACCCTTGTGGATTGTTAGCTTATACTAAAATGAGGtggtcataaaaaaaaaaaaaaaggaaaaagtttaaGTAGGCTGTTTTTagtaaaaacagaaaagtacCAGTGTCAGGCAATGTGGCATGAATGAGCCTTCATGTATAATATCACAGAGTTCTGATCATCCTCAAAGATAGACTGAAAgaacaattgaaaaaaaaaggttatcaGGATGGAGGACCAGATTGCCTGTCTTAGGAACTGAAATAAGACAAAAGTGTTACTTGTCTAGCCTAGCAAAACcctaatgaaaagaaaacagactttctttcaataaaattaTCAAGGGATTaccacaaagaagaaaaaaataattctaattttaaGGACAGAAGAATGAGAGCAAATGGGCATACAGATCATGAACGAACCCAAAACTGCCTTTCCATCTCTAAACTATCTGCATTCTAGAGCAGcctaaaaatgaaagaaggaacGACTGAACTGTTTGTTAAAGTGAAGCTTAAGAAAGCAATTATATATAGCTTTTGAGACTGGGCATAATGACTGAGCAGCCCTCTTTAATCTCATGTTTATGGCATCCCACCACTATGGAAAGTAGAGTAGAGGTGCCTGTAGAAGATACTTGGTGATCCTACTTGATCACTAAATCTAGGACACGAAATACTACTCTCCCCAAACAATTGCAGGCAAAGTTAGAACTTCCAAGTTCAAGCCCAAAGAGCAATTTTCCATGAAGGAAACTAACACAGTTAAAAACCT is part of the Chiroxiphia lanceolata isolate bChiLan1 chromosome 1, bChiLan1.pri, whole genome shotgun sequence genome and encodes:
- the SLC35B3 gene encoding adenosine 3'-phospho 5'-phosphosulfate transporter 2 isoform X2 — its product is MDLKFTSSRKYISISVPSKSQTMSPHIKSVDDVVVLGMNLSKFSKPTQFFICVSGVFMFYLIYGYLQELIFSVEGFKPFGWYLTLVQFGFYSIFGLIELQLIQDKRRRIPGKTYMIIAFLTVGTMGLSNTSLGYLNYPTQVIFKCCKLIPVMIGGVFIQGKRYNIVDVSAALCMSLGLIWFTLADSTVAPNFNLTGVVLISLALCADAVIGNVQEKAMKLHNGSNSEMVLYSYSIGFVYILFGLTCTSGLSPAVTFCSKHLVQTYGYAFLFSLTGYFGISFVLALIKIFGALLAVTVTTGRKAMTIVLSFLFFAKPFTLQYVWSGLLVVLGIFLNVYSKNMDKIKLPSVHGLWKKTVEDRKTRTLSQTV
- the SLC35B3 gene encoding adenosine 3'-phospho 5'-phosphosulfate transporter 2 isoform X1, giving the protein MGATLSGRRHTEREKQKEDNNSTECREPGTMDLKFTSSRKYISISVPSKSQTMSPHIKSVDDVVVLGMNLSKFSKPTQFFICVSGVFMFYLIYGYLQELIFSVEGFKPFGWYLTLVQFGFYSIFGLIELQLIQDKRRRIPGKTYMIIAFLTVGTMGLSNTSLGYLNYPTQVIFKCCKLIPVMIGGVFIQGKRYNIVDVSAALCMSLGLIWFTLADSTVAPNFNLTGVVLISLALCADAVIGNVQEKAMKLHNGSNSEMVLYSYSIGFVYILFGLTCTSGLSPAVTFCSKHLVQTYGYAFLFSLTGYFGISFVLALIKIFGALLAVTVTTGRKAMTIVLSFLFFAKPFTLQYVWSGLLVVLGIFLNVYSKNMDKIKLPSVHGLWKKTVEDRKTRTLSQTV